In Oxobacter pfennigii, the DNA window TTTATGATATAATGATTGCAATGCAATCATTTTGCAATAATGAATTATATTGCGATGTAATATTTTGTCTAATGACACCATAATACAGCTAACTTATAATTAAAACATGCTATTAATATCTTTTCATTTTACCCTACAAAAAATACATAAGTTTGCGTATTATTTTGTACAGCAGGAGGTAAAACAATGGACTCTATTGATATAAATACATTAATCATGATTAAGCAGGGCTATGATGGCTTAAGAGATGATTTTATAGATTCAAATAAGGGTTTCATTCGGCGTATAGCTTCATACATATGCAAACGCAATCTTGACTGGTCCAACGATGATGAGCTTAGCATAGCCTTGATGGCTTTTAATGAAGCGATAGACAGTTATGATCCTAATAGAGGTACTGAGTTCACTTCTTTCTGCATAATGCTTATGAGAAGCCGGTTGATCGATTTTTTTCGAAAGAATAACGCGTCCAGCCTGTCCTTGAGTGCCATGGATGACGAACACTTAAATCTCATCGAGGCAAAGGAGGCGCAAGACAGGTATTCCATAACCAACGCAGCAGAGGAGAGAGGAATCGAGATCAGGCTTTTTAATGAAGAGTTGTCTCAATATGGATTATCCATGGCCGATTTAACCGTCAGCTGTCCCAAACACAGAGACACCAGAAAAATGCTGTTTGAAATAGCTGCAAAATGCGGGCAAAACAAAGAAATAATACGCTATCTTAAGAAGAATAAAATGCTCTCAATTAAAGAGGTGATCGAACTTACCGGAGTTAAAAGAAAGTTTTTGGAGCAGTGGAGGAGATATTTAATAGCCTTGCTTATTATAGCAAGCTCTGATGAATATTTATATCTTAAAGAATATATTGACTTTGGAAATGAAAGGGTGGTGATATAA includes these proteins:
- the sigI gene encoding RNA polymerase sigma-I factor, with the protein product MDSIDINTLIMIKQGYDGLRDDFIDSNKGFIRRIASYICKRNLDWSNDDELSIALMAFNEAIDSYDPNRGTEFTSFCIMLMRSRLIDFFRKNNASSLSLSAMDDEHLNLIEAKEAQDRYSITNAAEERGIEIRLFNEELSQYGLSMADLTVSCPKHRDTRKMLFEIAAKCGQNKEIIRYLKKNKMLSIKEVIELTGVKRKFLEQWRRYLIALLIIASSDEYLYLKEYIDFGNERVVI